Proteins encoded together in one Lachnospiraceae bacterium JLR.KK008 window:
- a CDS encoding HAMP domain-containing sensor histidine kinase translates to MIYSLRRKFILICTVSICTVLLAIFAIMCVMNQIQLNHTMDTLADVIVSNEGVFPKKDESGHPFPPGGRPHRDIITRETPFSTRFFTVWLGTENQIEKVNVDSIFNISEEQLQEYVEKALEKGQKRGWVSDYRFCTFQSENKTAVVFVNGEMNLMMSKRFLTSASLVLAGSGIAILGLIILISRKAVYPVAESYQKQRQFITDANHELKTPLTLILSNLDIVEAEFGKNGWLDDMRSEGERMRTLINQLVTLSRMDEDQVNLCLWSFNLSDAALDTVSEFQPLAAGSKKELTADIRPSVSYYGDEGLIRRLLAVLLDNAVKYCDEGGSISVAVYRKRHPVIVVENTCQHVDRLELDRLFDRFYRADKSRPYDGSFGVGLSIARAIARNHHGDITAYKKDQLIGFKAELK, encoded by the coding sequence ATGATCTACAGTTTACGCAGGAAATTCATATTGATCTGTACCGTTTCGATCTGTACCGTACTGCTGGCTATCTTTGCGATTATGTGCGTGATGAATCAAATACAGCTCAATCATACAATGGATACGCTGGCAGATGTGATCGTTTCCAATGAGGGTGTATTCCCGAAAAAGGATGAGTCGGGACATCCGTTTCCACCGGGAGGCAGACCGCACAGGGATATTATCACAAGGGAGACTCCCTTTAGTACCCGTTTTTTTACCGTATGGCTTGGAACGGAGAATCAAATCGAAAAGGTAAATGTGGATTCTATTTTTAATATCTCGGAAGAGCAGTTGCAGGAATATGTGGAAAAGGCATTGGAAAAGGGTCAGAAAAGAGGATGGGTATCTGATTATCGTTTCTGCACATTCCAGTCGGAAAATAAAACGGCAGTCGTTTTTGTGAACGGTGAAATGAATCTGATGATGTCAAAGCGTTTCCTGACGAGTGCGTCTTTGGTTCTGGCGGGAAGCGGTATTGCTATCCTTGGATTAATTATCCTTATTTCAAGAAAAGCAGTCTATCCTGTTGCGGAGAGCTATCAAAAGCAGCGACAGTTTATCACGGATGCAAATCATGAATTAAAAACGCCTCTGACGCTCATATTGTCGAATTTGGACATTGTGGAAGCGGAATTTGGAAAGAATGGTTGGCTTGATGATATGAGAAGCGAAGGCGAGAGAATGAGAACACTGATCAACCAGCTGGTTACGTTATCAAGAATGGATGAAGACCAGGTAAACCTTTGCCTTTGGTCTTTTAATCTGAGCGATGCGGCATTGGACACTGTATCGGAATTTCAGCCTTTGGCAGCCGGGAGCAAAAAAGAACTGACTGCTGATATAAGACCGTCTGTCAGCTACTATGGCGATGAGGGGCTGATCCGTCGGCTTCTAGCGGTTCTCTTAGACAATGCAGTGAAATATTGTGACGAAGGCGGCAGCATAAGTGTTGCAGTGTACAGAAAACGCCATCCGGTTATAGTCGTGGAAAATACCTGTCAGCATGTGGATCGTCTGGAGCTTGACCGCTTGTTTGACCGCTTTTATCGTGCAGACAAATCACGGCCTTATGATGGAAGTTTTGGGGTGGGACTGTCTATCGCCAGAGCGATTGCAAGGAACCATCATGGAGATATTACCGCATATAAAAAGGATCAGCTGATCGGATTTAAGGCAGAGCTGAAATAG
- a CDS encoding polyphosphate polymerase domain-containing protein, which yields MTKNDTYRHELKYRIGPADYFAIRQRLRPVMKPDEHAGADGQYVIRSIYFDNMDDKVLREKINGISKREKFRIRYYNDDFSFLMLEKKVKWNSLCLKVGVRLTEDECRRILSGNTGWMKEHSFGLVRELYCKMNSQQLRPRVLVSYVREPYVYTAGNVRVTFDSCIRSTLFHRDFLEQTVRDISVADNPGEMTLEVKFDAFLPEVIRMLLQTGGIRQQAYSKYGACRRFG from the coding sequence ATGACGAAAAACGATACTTATCGGCATGAACTGAAATATCGGATTGGCCCTGCGGATTACTTTGCCATTCGTCAGAGGCTGCGTCCGGTTATGAAACCGGATGAACATGCCGGAGCAGACGGACAATATGTGATCCGCAGTATTTATTTTGACAATATGGACGATAAGGTGCTGCGGGAGAAAATAAATGGTATTTCTAAAAGAGAAAAGTTCCGTATTCGTTATTATAATGACGATTTTTCCTTCCTTATGTTGGAGAAAAAGGTGAAATGGAACAGTCTGTGCCTGAAAGTCGGTGTGAGATTGACGGAAGATGAATGCAGGAGAATCCTGTCCGGAAATACCGGGTGGATGAAAGAGCACTCTTTCGGGCTTGTGCGGGAGTTATATTGCAAAATGAACAGTCAGCAGCTCCGTCCCAGAGTTCTGGTCTCCTATGTCCGGGAACCATATGTATATACTGCCGGAAATGTCCGGGTCACCTTCGATTCCTGCATCAGGAGCACTCTTTTTCACAGAGATTTTTTGGAACAGACGGTCAGAGACATCAGTGTGGCGGACAATCCGGGGGAAATGACTCTGGAAGTGAAGTTTGATGCTTTTTTGCCGGAAGTGATCCGGATGCTTTTGCAGACAGGCGGGATACGGCAGCAGGCATATTCGAAATACGGCGCCTGTCGCAGATTCGGCTGA
- a CDS encoding DUF4956 domain-containing protein: MSFQDVFKSSFLENVSQFSMIDTLIGLTAALVIGLFIFVIYKKTLTGVMYSNGFALTLVGLSLVTTLIIMAVTSNVVLSLGMVGALSIVRFRTAIKEPMEIVFLFWSLATGIVIGAGMIPLAVIGSAMIGVILWLFANRKIRNNPYILVLNLQDEKAEGEALNIIRQGVEQYIVKSKTISGAGIELTAELRTKDATTEFVNRLYEIAGVENAMLVSYNGEYMS; encoded by the coding sequence ATGAGTTTTCAGGATGTATTCAAATCCAGCTTTCTGGAGAATGTATCACAATTTTCTATGATCGACACTTTGATAGGGTTGACAGCGGCCTTGGTCATTGGCTTGTTTATCTTTGTCATTTATAAGAAGACGCTGACAGGCGTCATGTATTCGAATGGCTTTGCGCTGACACTTGTAGGGCTCTCTCTTGTGACAACGCTTATCATTATGGCAGTTACCTCCAATGTGGTTCTCTCTCTTGGAATGGTCGGTGCGCTGTCTATCGTTCGATTTCGGACTGCGATCAAAGAACCGATGGAGATTGTTTTCTTGTTTTGGTCACTGGCTACGGGTATTGTGATCGGTGCCGGTATGATTCCACTGGCTGTGATCGGCTCCGCCATGATCGGGGTGATTTTATGGCTGTTTGCCAATCGGAAGATTCGTAACAATCCTTATATTCTTGTCTTAAACTTACAGGATGAGAAGGCAGAAGGAGAAGCTCTGAATATTATCAGACAGGGTGTTGAACAGTATATTGTAAAATCCAAGACGATCAGTGGCGCAGGGATCGAGCTGACTGCGGAGCTTCGCACAAAAGACGCCACGACAGAATTTGTCAATCGGCTCTATGAGATTGCTGGGGTGGAGAACGCAATGCTTGTCAGCTATAACGGCGAATATATGTCTTAG
- a CDS encoding CotH kinase family protein, with protein MIAQKYISKIVVVMMAVAVGLCLVAMSYGGAVVETLGGAAVTMEYESMLFDTDEVIRANIIMDEEDWEEMLANPLAEAYYPCDITINGETFYHVGIRPKGNTSLTSVANDPDTDRYSLKLKFDHYVDGQTCYGLDKLILNNNYADATNMKEALIYDMYQYLDADASLYNYAELSVNGEYWGVYLALEAVEESFLMRNYGTENGELYKPDSMKLNGRNDGAGGPPMGDKKRSDPPMGRRNDSSPPREDTNSGGSSSEDRNGSSPRMGGNGANLNYVDDNPGSYSAIWEGEVTATTEADHKRVVKALKNISEGIELETYMDVDNLLKYMAVHVFSVNEDSLSGMMAHNYYLYESEGQLNIIPWDYNLAFGGMGRMDGKDGKDGKQRMSEKNRVSGSDNATATVNDPVDHAFSGTEFFDTLMENEEYHETYYGYLQQLVDEYVLGGGFDDFYNHTRSRLDPLIENDPTVFYTYEEYEAAADVLYEVVRLRGQSVDGQITGAIPSTEREQEISDALIDASHLDLNIMGSMEMGGHGD; from the coding sequence ATGATCGCACAGAAATACATATCAAAAATCGTTGTCGTTATGATGGCTGTCGCTGTCGGTCTGTGTCTGGTGGCGATGAGTTATGGGGGAGCGGTCGTGGAGACTCTTGGCGGTGCTGCTGTCACAATGGAGTATGAGTCCATGCTTTTTGATACGGATGAGGTCATCCGCGCCAATATCATCATGGACGAGGAGGATTGGGAAGAGATGCTCGCAAACCCTCTTGCGGAGGCCTATTATCCGTGCGACATCACGATCAACGGAGAAACATTTTATCATGTTGGGATCCGTCCGAAAGGAAATACAAGTCTGACATCCGTTGCCAATGACCCGGACACGGACCGGTACAGTCTGAAGCTGAAATTTGATCATTATGTCGATGGACAGACATGTTACGGTTTGGATAAACTGATTCTGAATAATAACTATGCCGATGCGACCAATATGAAAGAGGCTTTGATTTATGATATGTATCAATATCTGGATGCAGATGCTTCTTTGTATAATTATGCCGAGCTATCTGTCAATGGTGAATATTGGGGAGTGTATCTGGCGCTGGAAGCAGTGGAAGAAAGTTTCTTGATGCGCAATTATGGAACGGAAAATGGTGAACTCTATAAACCGGATAGCATGAAGTTGAACGGCAGAAACGATGGCGCTGGCGGCCCTCCCATGGGTGACAAAAAACGCAGCGATCCTCCCATGGGCAGAAGAAATGACAGCAGCCCTCCGAGGGAAGACACAAATAGTGGCGGCTCTTCCAGCGAAGACAGGAATGGCAGCAGTCCTCGTATGGGAGGAAATGGCGCCAACCTGAATTATGTGGATGATAATCCGGGCAGCTATTCTGCGATCTGGGAGGGCGAGGTAACTGCCACAACAGAGGCCGATCATAAGCGCGTAGTAAAAGCGCTGAAAAATATCTCGGAAGGCATAGAGCTGGAAACGTATATGGACGTGGATAATCTCCTGAAATATATGGCAGTTCATGTTTTTTCCGTGAATGAAGACAGCCTTTCAGGAATGATGGCGCATAACTATTATCTGTATGAGTCAGAAGGACAGCTGAATATCATTCCATGGGATTACAATCTTGCATTTGGAGGTATGGGAAGGATGGACGGTAAAGACGGAAAGGATGGGAAACAGAGAATGAGTGAGAAGAATAGAGTGAGCGGCAGTGACAATGCGACAGCTACGGTCAACGATCCGGTCGACCATGCCTTTTCGGGTACGGAATTTTTTGACACACTGATGGAAAACGAGGAATATCATGAAACGTATTATGGATACCTGCAACAGCTTGTGGATGAGTATGTTTTGGGCGGCGGATTTGATGATTTTTATAATCACACCCGCAGCCGGCTCGATCCATTGATTGAGAACGATCCCACGGTTTTTTACACCTATGAAGAATATGAGGCAGCAGCGGATGTGCTGTATGAGGTTGTACGGCTTCGTGGTCAGTCCGTAGATGGTCAGATTACAGGGGCGATTCCTTCCACAGAAAGAGAACAGGAAATTTCCGATGCCCTGATAGATGCCTCTCATCTTGATCTGAACATAATGGGAAGTATGGAGATGGGAGGCCATGGCGATTGA
- a CDS encoding helix-turn-helix domain-containing protein, producing the protein MTENKSTAIGVRIKRKRKEQMLSQSDLSQKCNITAELLSKIETGETLPSMTVLCRLSRILNCDMNWLATGHSFHAIAISICRSEKELIRGFRRLPDAEKEELLEILRMKLKKLPKAIKEHVKSFPSADRYHDSYAGTVCCG; encoded by the coding sequence ATGACAGAAAACAAAAGCACTGCCATTGGCGTCAGAATCAAAAGAAAAAGAAAGGAGCAGATGCTTTCCCAGTCTGACCTTTCTCAAAAATGTAACATCACAGCAGAATTATTATCCAAGATAGAAACCGGAGAGACCCTTCCATCCATGACCGTACTATGCAGATTATCCCGCATATTGAATTGTGATATGAATTGGCTGGCAACAGGTCACTCCTTCCATGCAATAGCTATTTCCATCTGCCGATCCGAGAAAGAACTGATCAGAGGATTCCGCAGACTTCCTGACGCCGAAAAAGAAGAATTGCTGGAAATCCTGCGGATGAAATTAAAAAAACTGCCAAAAGCAATAAAGGAACATGTAAAATCATTCCCTTCCGCAGACAGGTACCATGACAGCTATGCCGGTACCGTCTGCTGTGGATAG
- a CDS encoding response regulator transcription factor gives MRILVAEDERNLNDIIVRELKQNHYTVDACYDGISALDYIRLAEYDAVVMDIMMPGASGIEVVRQLRDLGNHVPVLLLTALGSVEDRVAGLDAGADDYLVKPFALDELTARIRAMLRRASGNTNNCFTVADLKMDCDKRTVFRGNVEIVLSSKEFAILEYMIRNKGIVLTRERIEQHIWNYDYEGGSNVVNVYIRYLRKKIDDDFEPKLIHTIRGAGYVLRENG, from the coding sequence ATGCGTATTTTGGTGGCAGAGGACGAAAGAAATCTCAATGATATTATCGTCAGGGAATTGAAACAGAATCATTACACGGTGGATGCGTGCTATGATGGGATTTCAGCGCTGGACTACATCCGGCTTGCGGAATATGATGCCGTTGTGATGGACATTATGATGCCAGGAGCAAGCGGGATTGAGGTAGTCAGACAGCTCAGGGATCTGGGAAATCACGTACCGGTACTGCTCCTGACAGCACTGGGCAGTGTGGAGGACCGGGTTGCCGGACTTGATGCGGGCGCGGATGATTATCTCGTGAAACCGTTTGCGCTGGACGAGCTGACAGCCCGCATTCGGGCGATGCTCCGGAGAGCTTCTGGAAATACCAATAATTGTTTTACCGTTGCAGATCTGAAAATGGACTGTGATAAGAGGACCGTGTTCCGTGGGAATGTGGAGATCGTGCTGTCAAGCAAAGAATTTGCCATTTTAGAATATATGATCCGTAATAAGGGAATCGTTCTGACGCGCGAGAGGATCGAGCAGCATATCTGGAATTATGACTACGAAGGCGGTTCCAATGTCGTGAATGTCTATATCCGGTATCTGCGGAAAAAGATCGACGATGATTTTGAACCGAAACTGATCCATACAATCCGGGGCGCTGGGTATGTATTGAGGGAGAATGGATGA
- a CDS encoding HAMP domain-containing sensor histidine kinase, with protein MRRLSIKGRVTLWYTLFLIALTGIIFVILFFIGDRQILASVQSRLEEAVSGSLDEIEYNDEEWNGVEIDDDLRIFQDGVYLTVYDEQETCIYGQLPHDLQEARIPGFENGKIQEVRLRSARWLIFDVYKPLYAERGVWVRGVLSQSEAESGLAVMLRLLMFFIPVFVLLAAIGGYYIIRQAFAPIEKIRKTVDEIADGNDLSRRIRLGDGSDEVYRLADTFDRMLERIQEAYEREKQFTADASHELRTPTSVIAAQAEYVLRHDTVSEEARGKLQIILEQSHKMSVLISQLLALARADRGQEKLHRENINLSELTEIIVEEERERAAGKQMEIYLDCQPGLYLEGDETMMMRCLINLLENAITYGREGGHIWVSLVGLDDTIQGYVRDDGIGVRAEDLPRIWERFYQADASRGSQARGNAGLGLTMVKWIVEAHGGSITAESRYGQGTVFYFRLPKKDSAADEMKVGMAGEKKE; from the coding sequence ATGAGAAGGTTATCGATCAAAGGAAGAGTGACGCTCTGGTATACGCTGTTTCTGATCGCTCTCACAGGGATTATTTTTGTCATTTTGTTTTTTATCGGTGACAGACAGATTCTTGCTTCTGTGCAGAGCCGGTTGGAGGAGGCTGTTTCCGGCAGTCTTGATGAGATAGAATATAATGATGAAGAATGGAATGGGGTGGAGATAGACGATGATCTGAGAATTTTTCAGGACGGCGTTTATCTCACGGTCTATGATGAGCAGGAAACCTGTATCTACGGTCAGCTTCCTCATGACCTGCAGGAAGCCCGGATACCCGGTTTTGAGAACGGAAAGATACAGGAGGTAAGGCTGCGTTCTGCCAGATGGCTGATCTTTGACGTATACAAACCCCTGTATGCCGAACGTGGGGTGTGGGTGCGGGGCGTGTTGTCTCAGAGCGAGGCAGAGTCCGGGCTGGCAGTTATGCTGCGGCTGCTTATGTTTTTTATCCCAGTCTTTGTCTTATTGGCAGCTATCGGCGGATATTATATTATCCGGCAGGCGTTTGCGCCAATCGAGAAGATTCGTAAAACGGTAGATGAGATTGCGGACGGGAATGATCTGTCACGCCGTATCAGACTTGGAGACGGGAGCGATGAAGTTTACCGCCTGGCAGATACATTTGACCGGATGCTGGAGCGTATCCAGGAGGCTTATGAGCGTGAGAAACAATTCACTGCGGATGCATCTCACGAGCTGCGCACGCCGACTTCGGTCATTGCAGCGCAGGCAGAATATGTACTGCGCCACGATACGGTTTCCGAGGAAGCGAGGGGAAAATTGCAGATCATCTTGGAACAGTCTCATAAAATGTCTGTCCTGATCTCTCAGCTCCTGGCGCTTGCCCGCGCGGACCGGGGACAGGAAAAGCTGCACAGGGAGAACATAAATCTCAGTGAGCTGACAGAGATCATTGTCGAGGAGGAGCGGGAACGGGCTGCCGGGAAACAGATGGAAATTTATCTGGATTGTCAGCCGGGACTGTATCTGGAAGGTGATGAGACAATGATGATGAGATGCCTGATAAACCTGCTGGAAAATGCCATTACTTATGGAAGAGAGGGTGGGCATATCTGGGTGAGTCTTGTGGGACTGGATGATACGATTCAGGGCTACGTCCGCGATGACGGGATCGGGGTGCGGGCGGAAGACTTGCCGAGAATATGGGAACGGTTCTATCAGGCCGACGCCTCACGTGGTTCTCAGGCAAGGGGCAACGCCGGTTTGGGTCTGACGATGGTGAAATGGATTGTGGAAGCCCATGGCGGCAGTATCACGGCAGAGAGCAGATACGGTCAGGGGACGGTGTTTTATTTCCGTTTACCGAAGAAGGACAGTGCGGCGGATGAAATGAAAGTGGGAATGGCAGGAGAAAAGAAGGAATGA
- the pyrE gene encoding orotate phosphoribosyltransferase encodes MDSYKKEFIEFMVDSNVLKFGEFTLKSGRKSPFFMNAGSYVTGSQLCRLGQYYARAIHDTYGVDFDILFGPAYKGIPLGVATVMAISQLYGKDVKYCSNRKEIKDHGDVGILLGSPIHDGDRIVIIEDVTTSGKSIEETFPVLKAQGNVEIVGLMVSLNRMEKGQDGDKSALQEIQDRYGFPASAIVTMEDVVSCLYNREYKGKVYIDDTIKKSIEAYYAAYGAKPI; translated from the coding sequence GTGGACAGCTATAAAAAGGAATTTATTGAGTTCATGGTGGACAGCAATGTGTTAAAGTTTGGCGAGTTTACGTTAAAGAGCGGCAGGAAGTCTCCGTTTTTCATGAATGCCGGTTCGTATGTGACGGGGAGCCAGCTCTGCCGTCTGGGACAGTATTATGCCAGAGCCATACACGATACGTATGGTGTGGATTTTGATATTTTATTCGGTCCTGCCTACAAGGGGATTCCTCTTGGCGTGGCAACGGTTATGGCGATCAGCCAGTTATACGGAAAAGATGTGAAATATTGTTCTAACCGAAAAGAGATCAAGGATCATGGAGATGTCGGTATATTGCTTGGGAGTCCGATTCACGATGGAGACCGGATCGTTATCATTGAGGATGTGACCACTTCGGGAAAGTCGATTGAAGAGACGTTTCCGGTGCTGAAAGCGCAAGGAAATGTGGAGATCGTGGGGCTTATGGTGTCTCTGAACCGTATGGAAAAGGGGCAGGACGGAGACAAGAGCGCACTGCAGGAGATCCAGGACCGATATGGTTTTCCGGCTTCAGCCATCGTAACAATGGAGGATGTCGTCTCCTGTCTGTATAACAGAGAATATAAAGGGAAGGTTTATATTGACGATACGATTAAGAAGTCGATCGAAGCGTACTATGCAGCGTACGGAGCAAAGCCAATATAA
- a CDS encoding DUF6142 family protein gives MAKKNGYIFTNKEHPQKAIMSTILGIVSAASVIMAVYFTFLNGGAAQVRYGVAAFLSMLFSLAGFVLGVMSRMEPDKYYFFSYLGLVLNSLVLAGTGFILFAGVHGI, from the coding sequence ATGGCGAAGAAAAACGGTTATATATTTACCAATAAGGAGCATCCCCAGAAGGCGATCATGTCAACGATACTGGGGATTGTTTCTGCGGCTTCTGTTATCATGGCTGTTTACTTTACCTTTTTAAATGGCGGGGCCGCGCAGGTGCGCTATGGGGTGGCGGCATTTTTGTCGATGCTGTTTTCACTCGCAGGGTTTGTACTCGGCGTTATGTCGAGGATGGAACCGGACAAATATTATTTTTTTTCATATCTGGGGCTTGTGTTAAATAGTTTGGTTTTGGCGGGCACCGGATTTATTTTATTTGCGGGAGTGCATGGAATATGA
- a CDS encoding aminopeptidase — protein sequence MRENETGGTIPIAENTLDERFALAGERIAEIVSLAEGELGISPEYVPYFRRTAGYIIKLVSEWEEQERKPLHSLTLAQLRARNYALYEDILPEAYDNCYGNPAYAVSQYGEETGRALAFLYAELHSQIESVYERDREEFVIRIELFLEVYQSFVCAFEEKKNAPDYEQLRQIIYWFISDYSETELEKRVRSQLDPDCDFFLRIVMDADLTDNRYLYYYGEYMTGAEEALASYLRSLPQEKIERIAETFTEGYRKGFLAGGKDMTKKKTVNIRFPAGFERIIRQAVLNFREMGLESVIHRASTSIFHRKGAMRIGFCGADANKQYLYDHKEDDALFLDKKYVGRKLEELKAAYEAVKDLAGVHGGPACLESFGETPFAPQTKPEAARLNDVQRKLAVEYASAAGELVNQYIKGEERSFTIIAFPTPEIGQQFPEIFDAVTEINTLDYVLYQSIQQTIIDVLDQARYVRVKGQGVNRTELAIALHPLSNPQKETIFENCVADVNIPVGEVFTSPQLEGTNGTLHVTRVFLNGLEYKDLELTFTEGMITNYHCGNFESEEANRNYIRENVLYHHDSLPLGEFAIGTNTTAYVAAEKYQIADKLPILIAEKTGPHFAVGDTCYSHSEDLPVYNPDGKEVIARDNTCSKNRTTDQTKAYFNCHTDITIPYDELGELTAVSADGRQQTIIRNGRFVLPGCEELNRAFAD from the coding sequence ATGAGAGAAAATGAGACAGGCGGGACAATACCGATTGCCGAAAATACGTTGGACGAGCGGTTTGCGCTGGCCGGAGAGCGAATTGCAGAGATCGTTTCTCTGGCAGAGGGAGAGTTGGGAATTTCTCCGGAATATGTGCCTTATTTCCGCCGGACAGCAGGTTATATCATAAAACTGGTAAGTGAATGGGAAGAACAGGAGCGGAAGCCTTTGCACAGTCTGACGCTCGCACAGCTTCGGGCGCGCAATTATGCGCTGTATGAAGACATTTTGCCGGAGGCTTATGATAACTGTTATGGCAATCCGGCGTATGCGGTGAGTCAATATGGCGAGGAGACAGGCAGAGCGCTGGCATTTTTGTATGCGGAGCTGCACAGCCAGATCGAGTCGGTGTATGAACGGGACAGGGAAGAGTTTGTCATACGGATAGAGCTTTTTCTGGAGGTCTATCAGTCTTTTGTCTGTGCATTTGAGGAGAAAAAGAACGCGCCGGATTATGAACAGCTTCGTCAGATTATCTATTGGTTTATCAGCGATTATTCTGAGACAGAGCTGGAAAAGAGAGTGCGCAGCCAGTTAGATCCGGACTGTGATTTTTTTCTGCGTATTGTAATGGATGCGGACCTTACCGATAACAGGTATTTATATTATTACGGAGAATATATGACCGGGGCCGAGGAGGCGCTTGCCTCTTATCTGCGCAGTCTGCCGCAGGAAAAGATAGAGAGGATAGCTGAAACCTTTACAGAGGGGTATCGCAAAGGTTTCCTTGCGGGCGGCAAGGATATGACAAAGAAAAAGACGGTCAATATCCGGTTTCCGGCAGGCTTTGAGCGGATCATCCGGCAGGCAGTTCTGAATTTTCGGGAGATGGGGCTGGAATCGGTGATCCACAGGGCGTCTACGAGTATTTTCCATAGAAAAGGGGCTATGCGCATCGGTTTTTGCGGGGCGGATGCCAACAAGCAATATCTGTATGATCATAAAGAGGACGATGCACTCTTCCTCGATAAAAAATATGTGGGCAGGAAACTGGAAGAGCTGAAAGCAGCTTACGAGGCCGTAAAGGATTTGGCGGGCGTTCACGGTGGTCCGGCTTGTCTGGAGTCTTTTGGTGAAACACCGTTTGCACCGCAGACGAAACCGGAGGCGGCTCGGCTGAATGACGTGCAGAGAAAGCTGGCTGTGGAATATGCCTCCGCTGCCGGCGAACTCGTCAATCAATATATCAAAGGAGAAGAGCGCAGTTTTACGATCATTGCCTTTCCGACACCGGAGATCGGCCAGCAGTTCCCGGAAATCTTTGATGCCGTGACAGAGATCAACACCCTGGACTATGTACTGTATCAGAGCATACAGCAGACAATTATTGATGTACTCGATCAGGCCCGGTATGTGAGAGTCAAAGGGCAGGGCGTAAATCGAACGGAGCTGGCGATAGCCCTTCACCCGCTCTCCAACCCGCAAAAGGAGACGATCTTTGAAAACTGTGTGGCCGATGTGAATATTCCGGTCGGCGAGGTCTTTACCTCCCCGCAGTTGGAAGGAACAAACGGTACACTGCATGTCACCCGCGTATTTTTAAACGGGCTGGAATACAAAGATCTGGAGCTGACTTTTACGGAAGGGATGATAACGAATTATCACTGCGGTAATTTTGAATCGGAGGAAGCAAACCGAAATTACATCCGGGAAAATGTGCTTTATCATCACGATAGCCTTCCGCTGGGAGAATTTGCGATCGGGACGAACACGACGGCGTATGTGGCCGCTGAAAAATATCAGATCGCGGATAAACTGCCGATTTTAATCGCGGAAAAGACAGGGCCGCATTTTGCAGTCGGCGATACGTGTTATTCTCACAGTGAAGACCTTCCGGTGTATAATCCGGATGGGAAGGAAGTGATCGCCAGAGACAATACCTGTTCCAAAAACAGAACCACCGATCAGACGAAAGCCTACTTTAACTGCCATACGGATATTACAATTCCCTATGACGAACTGGGAGAGCTGACCGCTGTGTCTGCGGACGGAAGGCAGCAGACGATCATCCGGAACGGACGCTTTGTGCTGCCGGGATGCGAGGAACTGAACCGGGCGTTTGCAGATTGA
- the purE gene encoding 5-(carboxyamino)imidazole ribonucleotide mutase produces MAQVSIVMGSDSDLPVMAKAADILDQLGVSYEMRIISAHREPDVFFEYAKAAEERGIKVVIAGAGMAAHLPGMCAAIFPMPVIGIPMHTTSLGGRDSLYSIVQMPSGIPVATVAIGGGVNAGLLAAKILAVSDSELLQRLKDYQADLKTSVEKKDAHLQEAGYKNY; encoded by the coding sequence ATGGCACAGGTATCAATCGTTATGGGCAGTGATTCCGACCTGCCGGTTATGGCAAAAGCGGCGGATATTTTAGACCAGCTCGGCGTTTCTTATGAGATGCGGATCATTTCCGCACACAGGGAGCCGGATGTGTTTTTCGAATATGCAAAAGCGGCGGAAGAGCGAGGAATCAAAGTAGTCATCGCAGGGGCAGGTATGGCAGCTCATCTGCCGGGGATGTGTGCAGCTATCTTTCCGATGCCTGTGATCGGCATTCCGATGCACACCACGTCTCTTGGCGGCAGAGATTCCCTGTATTCTATCGTGCAGATGCCTTCCGGTATTCCGGTAGCTACCGTAGCCATAGGCGGCGGGGTCAATGCGGGTCTGCTGGCGGCGAAGATTCTTGCCGTGTCAGACAGTGAGCTGTTACAGAGGCTGAAAGACTATCAGGCAGATCTGAAGACGAGCGTAGAGAAAAAGGATGCACATTTACAGGAAGCAGGATATAAAAACTATTAA